In Xenopus laevis strain J_2021 chromosome 2S, Xenopus_laevis_v10.1, whole genome shotgun sequence, a genomic segment contains:
- the LOC108709982 gene encoding collagenase 3 — translation MLSLQVVFLLWNLVSCLPLPRDVQSNHALQFAKVYLKSFYPMPMNSAAHKRSLPTMEDQLFAMQSFFDLAITGDLDNETLSLMKQPRCGVPDNSNYKMMHQKLKWPLNIITYRIVNYTPDLTPMEVDQAIWNAFKLWSSVTPLHFIQIHSGTADIMISFGEREHGDFFSFDGPSGILAHAFYPGQGFGGDVHFDEDETWTMDTRAYNLFTVAVHEFGHALGLDHSSNPNALMYPLYTYINSEEFSLPADDIWAIQELYGPRNLNTETPTVGGSETSSDAR, via the exons ATGTTGTCCCTTCAGGTTGTCTTTCTTCTCTGGAATCTTGTTAGCTGTCTGCCGCTTCCACGGGATGTGCAATCAAATCATGCGCTTCAGTTTGCAAAG GTATATCTGAAATCCTTTTACCCAATGCCCATGAACAGTGCTGCTCACAAGAGAAGTTTACCTACCATGGAAGACCAGCTTTTTGCAATGCAATCGTTCTTCGATTTGGCAATAACTGGGGACCTTGATAATGAAACCCTCAGCCTGATGAAGCAGCCAAGGTGTGGGGTTCCTGACAATTCAAATTATAAAATGATGCACCAGAAGTTGAAATGGCCATTAAATATCATAACATAcag AATTGTTAATTATACTCCTGATCTGACTCCTATGGAAGTTGACCAGGCCATATGGAATGCTTTCAAGCTCTGGAGCAGTGTCACCCCGCTGCACTTTATTCAGATACACAGTGGGACTGCCGACATAATGATATCTTTTGGAGAAAGGG aacaCGGAGATTTCTTCTCTTTTGATGGACCTTCTGGTATTCTGGCTCATGCCTTCTATCCAGGACAGGGCTTTGGTGGAGATGTGCATTTTGATGAGGATGAAACCTGGACTATGGATACAAGAG CATACAACCTGTTTACTGTTGCCGTACATGAGTTTGGTCACGCCTTGGGACTAGATCATTCCAGTAATCCAAATGCTCTTATGTACCCCCTCTACACCTACATTAATTCCGAAGAATTCTCTCTGCCTGCTGATGACATCTGGGCAATCCAGGAGCTTTATG gaCCAAGAAACCTAAATACAGAGACCCCAACAGTTGGTGGGTCTGAAACATCTTCGGATGCAAGATAG
- the mmp13l.S gene encoding matrix metallopeptidase 13 (collagenase 3) like S homeolog precursor (The RefSeq protein has 1 substitution compared to this genomic sequence) has product MAPSSLSVFVLSLSFTYCLSAPVSQDEDSELTPGALQLAEHYLNRLYSSSSNPAGMLRMKDVNSVETKLKEMQSFFGLEVTGKLNEDTLDIMKQPRCGVPDVGQYNFFPRKLKWPRNNLTYRIVNYTPDLSTSDVDRAIKKALKVWSDVTPLNFTRLRTGTADIMVAFGKKEHGDYYPFDGPDGLLAHAFPPGEKIGGDTHFDDDEMFSTDNKGYNLFVVAAHEFGHALGLDHSRDPGSLMFPVYTYTETSRFVLPDDDVQGIQALYGSGNRDPHPKHPKTPEKCDPDLTIDAITELRGEKMIFKDRFFWRVHPQMTDAELVLIKSFWPELPNKIDAAYEHPAKDLIYIFRGKKFWALNGYDFVEDYPKKLHELGFPKTLKAIDAAVYNKAIGKTLFFAEDSYWSFDEEARTMDKGFPRLISEDFPGIGEKVDAAYQRNGYIYFFNGALQFEYSIWSKRITRILKTNFVLMC; this is encoded by the exons ATGGCTCCTTCATCCTTGTCAGTGTTTGTCCTATCTCTGAGCTTCACTTATTGCCTTTCAGCCCCTGTTTCACAGGATGAAGACTCTGAACTGACACCAGGAGACCTACAGTTGGCTGAG CATTACCTAAACAGGCTTTACAGTTCGTCATCTAACCCCGCGGGCATGCTGAGGATGAAAGATGTGAATAGCGTAGAGACCAAGCTGAAGGAGATGCAGTCCTTCTTTGGTTTGGAGGTGACTGGGAAACTCAATGAAGATACTCTGGACATCATGAAACAGCCAAGATGTGGTGTCCCTGATGTTGGGCAATACAACTTCTTTCCAAGAAAACTAAAATGGCCAAGAAATAACCTGACATACAG GATTGTGAACTACACCCCAGATTTATCCACCAGTGATGTGGATAGGGCCATCAAAAAAGCACTGAAGGTGTGGAGTGATGTCACGCCACTGAACTTCACCAGGCTCCGCACAGGCACTGCTGACATCATGGTCGCTTTTGGCAAGAAAG AGCatggagactattatccatttgATGGACCCGATGGCTTACTAGCTCATGCCTTTCCACCTGGGGAAAAGATCGGAGGTGACACTCACTTTGACGATGATGAAATGTTCTCAACGGACAATAAAG GATACAACCTCTTTGTTGTTGCTGCTCATGAGTTTGGCcatgcattgggattggatcatTCCAGGGATCCAGGATCTCTGATGTTCCCAGTTTACACCTACACAGAAACAAGTCGCTTTGTACTTCCCGATGATGATGTGCAAGGAATTCAGGCTCTGTATG GCTCTGGTAATAGAGATCCACATCCAAAACACCCTAAAACTCCAGAAAAATGTGATCCTGATTTAACCATTGATGCGATCACAGAACTAAGAGGAGAAAAGATGATCTTTAAAGACAG GTTCTTCTGGCGGGTTCACCCTCAGATGACAGATGCAGAACTTGTTCTGATCAAGTCCTTTTGGCCTGAACTTCCCAATAAGATTGATGCTGCCTATGAGCACCCAGCCAAGGATTTGATCTACATATTTAGAG GTAAAAAGTTTTGGGCGCTTAATGGATATGATTTTGTGGAAGATTATCCTAAAAAACTCCATGAGCTTGGCTTTCCAAAAACTCTAAAGGCTATTGATGCAGCTGTGTATAATAAAGCCATTGGGAAAACTCTCTTCTTCGCTGAGGACAGTTATTGGAG TTTTGATGAAGAAGCCAGAACCATGGATAAGGGCTTCCCGAGACTGATTTCAGAGGACTTCCCGGGAATCGGAGAAAAAGTAGATGCTGCTTATCAGAGAAATG GTTATATCTATTTCTTCAACGGAGCTCTGCAATTTGAATACAGCATCTGGAGCAAGAGAATAACACGCATCCTGAAAACCAATTTTGTCCTGATGTGCTGA